The proteins below come from a single Miscanthus floridulus cultivar M001 chromosome 1, ASM1932011v1, whole genome shotgun sequence genomic window:
- the LOC136507345 gene encoding uncharacterized protein — MKIHPAAPAGGGAKKDLRRLPHVYSKVLELPLPADTDVEVFEGPDAFHFVAAPAAGARAGVVRVRTVRIHPGVTKVVVQAGGGAEGAADAGDSMELDRWRSRLPEPSCPAMAVAGYVDGQLVVTVPKGPGGGEGGDGGQGEVTWRCSSGGKISGRLVVVQ, encoded by the coding sequence ATGAAGATCCACCCAGCAGCTCCCGCTGGAGGCGGCGCCAAGAAGGACCTCCGGCGTCTGCCGCACGTGTACAGCAAGGTGCTGGAGCTGCCGCTCCCGGCGGACACCGACGTCGAGGTGTTCGAAGGCCCCGACGCCTTCCACTTCGTCGCGGCGCCGGCCGCCGGTGCGCGTGCTGGCGTCGTGCGGGTGCGCACCGTCAGGATCCACCCCGGGGTTACCAAGGTCGTGGTGCAGGCCGGTGGCGGCGCCGAGGGGGCAGCTGACGCCGGCGACAGCATGGAGCTCGACAGGTGGCGGTCCCGCCTGCCTGAGCCGAGCTGTccggccatggccgtggccggGTACGTCGATGGCCAGCTCGTTGTGACAGTGCCGAAGGGCCCCGGTGGCGGTGAAGGCGGCGACGGCGGGCAAGGTGAGGTTACCTGGAGATGCAGCAGCGGAGGCAAGATTAGTGGAAGACTGGTGGTTGTACAGTAG